One window of the Halarcobacter mediterraneus genome contains the following:
- a CDS encoding helix-turn-helix domain-containing protein, producing MNYFNEELNNIGFKLIEPCKELKPFLQSFWIVKFKKIPSFLPLKIVSDGNSGFIINFSSEFTLTIEDKTEICKEKFLYFPPSKNPAFVKAKKDIDIIGVRFNAAGVYRFFDKDISGFDKNIHIIENSSSWQIDNLYKQLFKEKKLKNKISILESFLLNKLNNSKQQNSPWIFDFINEIKFNKGNINLEELCEEFSLSLRHVQRRFKKEVGLSPKVYCRIIRIQDTKKTLSSLMINSFTSISYDKGFFDQSHFINEFKTFMKETPKQYFQKKLEMAKKFSFKKYKN from the coding sequence ATGAATTATTTTAATGAAGAATTGAATAATATTGGTTTTAAACTTATAGAACCTTGTAAAGAATTAAAACCTTTTTTACAATCTTTTTGGATTGTAAAATTTAAAAAAATACCTTCTTTCTTGCCCTTAAAAATTGTTTCTGATGGAAACTCTGGTTTTATAATTAATTTCTCTTCAGAATTTACATTAACAATTGAAGATAAAACTGAGATTTGTAAAGAAAAATTTTTATATTTTCCACCATCCAAAAATCCTGCATTTGTAAAAGCAAAAAAAGATATTGATATCATTGGTGTTCGCTTTAATGCAGCAGGAGTTTATAGATTTTTTGATAAAGATATTTCAGGCTTTGATAAAAATATACATATTATTGAAAATAGTTCCTCATGGCAAATTGATAATTTATATAAACAATTATTTAAAGAAAAAAAATTAAAAAATAAAATATCTATATTAGAATCTTTTCTTTTAAATAAATTAAATAACTCAAAACAACAAAATTCTCCTTGGATTTTTGATTTTATTAATGAAATAAAATTTAATAAAGGAAATATAAATTTGGAAGAATTATGTGAAGAGTTTTCATTAAGTTTAAGACATGTTCAAAGAAGATTCAAAAAAGAAGTTGGTCTAAGCCCTAAAGTATATTGTCGAATTATTAGAATACAAGATACAAAAAAAACATTGAGTTCTTTAATGATTAATTCTTTTACATCAATATCATATGACAAAGGTTTTTTTGATCAATCACATTTTATTAATGAATTCAAAACATTTATGAAAGAAACTCCAAAACAATATTTTCAAAAAAAACTTGAAATGGCAAAAAAATTTTCATTTAAAAAATATAAAAATTAA
- the dnaN gene encoding DNA polymerase III subunit beta: MKFIITKSVFENVISSMQPFLEKKDASSITSHIYLEVNESSLILKATDYEIGLESKIDSISEAIYGKATVNGSNLLGIIKRLKDADIIIETTDNYLIIKQNKSTFKLPMYDADEYPNLIVNENLTDLSISTINFINSIKKITPSIDNNNPKFELNGALIDIKSSKINFVSTDTRRLAISYLENMSNNEGQIIIPKKAIIEIQKLFLDNAKITYDENNLIVSTENMRFFTKLFNGKFPDYERIIPPSLKYNLSIPKNILVESIKLVTSLFSNIKITFKPQSIVFESLDEDTESKTQIDIELNIDQEFYLAVNAKYLLDFLSQTNNENVKVGFNESNLPFYLEDEKFYTIVMPIVLEK; this comes from the coding sequence ATGAAGTTCATAATTACAAAAAGTGTATTTGAGAATGTAATCTCATCTATGCAACCATTTTTAGAAAAAAAAGATGCAAGTTCAATTACTTCTCATATTTATTTAGAAGTAAATGAATCATCATTAATATTAAAAGCTACAGATTATGAAATTGGTTTAGAATCAAAAATTGATTCAATTTCTGAAGCTATATATGGAAAAGCTACAGTAAATGGTTCTAACTTATTAGGTATAATTAAAAGATTAAAAGATGCAGATATTATAATTGAAACAACAGATAACTATCTAATAATTAAACAAAATAAATCAACTTTCAAATTACCAATGTATGATGCAGATGAATATCCAAATTTAATTGTAAATGAAAACTTAACAGACTTAAGTATTTCTACAATTAATTTTATTAATTCAATCAAAAAAATTACACCATCAATAGATAATAACAATCCTAAATTTGAATTAAATGGTGCATTAATTGATATAAAAAGTTCAAAAATAAATTTTGTTTCTACAGATACAAGAAGATTAGCAATTTCTTATTTAGAAAATATGTCTAATAATGAAGGTCAAATTATTATTCCTAAAAAGGCAATTATTGAAATACAAAAACTATTTTTAGATAATGCAAAAATAACATATGATGAAAACAATTTAATAGTTTCAACAGAAAATATGAGATTTTTTACTAAGTTATTCAATGGTAAATTCCCAGATTATGAAAGAATTATTCCACCAAGTTTAAAATACAATTTATCAATTCCTAAAAATATTTTAGTAGAATCAATTAAACTTGTAACTTCATTATTCTCAAATATTAAAATTACATTTAAACCACAATCTATTGTATTTGAATCATTAGATGAAGATACAGAATCAAAAACACAAATAGATATTGAATTAAATATTGATCAAGAATTTTATCTTGCAGTAAATGCTAAATATTTATTAGACTTTTTAAGCCAAACAAATAACGAAAATGTTAAAGTAGGCTTTAATGAATCAAATTTACCATTTTACTTAGAAGATGAAAAGTTTTATACAATTGTAATGCCAATTGTTTTAGAAAAATAA
- the ruvC gene encoding crossover junction endodeoxyribonuclease RuvC, which translates to MKILGIDPGTRNCGYAVIEKNGRDIKLIEAGLIKIKTKILQEQIVEMCEGLEMIFKKFDINEVAIEDMFYAFNPKTVIKLAQFRGAISLKVLQESGNFSEYTPLQVKQAVTGNGKAQKEQVAFMVKRLLGIKKEIKPLDITDAIAVALTHCQRLK; encoded by the coding sequence TTGAAAATATTAGGAATAGATCCAGGAACAAGAAATTGTGGATATGCAGTAATTGAAAAAAATGGAAGAGATATAAAACTTATTGAAGCAGGATTAATAAAAATAAAAACAAAAATACTTCAAGAACAGATTGTTGAGATGTGTGAAGGTTTAGAAATGATTTTTAAAAAATTTGATATAAACGAAGTTGCAATAGAAGATATGTTTTATGCTTTTAATCCTAAAACAGTTATTAAATTGGCCCAATTTAGAGGAGCAATTTCTTTAAAAGTATTACAAGAGTCTGGAAATTTTTCTGAATATACCCCCTTACAAGTAAAACAAGCAGTTACAGGAAATGGAAAAGCCCAAAAAGAACAAGTGGCTTTTATGGTAAAAAGACTTTTAGGAATAAAAAAAGAGATTAAGCCACTTGATATTACAGATGCAATTGCAGTTGCACTTACACATTGTCAAAGATTAAAATGA
- the gyrB gene encoding DNA topoisomerase (ATP-hydrolyzing) subunit B — MSQQEYGANNIKVLKGLEAVRKRPGMYIGDTNTNGLHHMVYEVVDNSIDEAMAGFCRNIKVTMTKDHWIKVEDDGRGIPTAMHPTEKMSAATVVLTVLHAGGKFDKDTYKVSGGLHGVGVSVVNALSSELKMTIYREGKIHYQEFSKGIPKSPLEVIGDSPRKTGTTIEFLADDSIFEVNAYDFATLSKRFKEVAYLNPFISITLEDEIKKVKEVYHFEGGINQFVQDLNKDTPICDSISFSEKVEDIEVDIALLYNSTYTEKTISFVNNIRTIDGGTHEAGFKAGLTRSIVKYVNNNAAAREKDTKITGDDVREGLIAVVSVKVPEPQFEGQTKGKLGSSYVKPICQKLTNEMLDKYFEENPVQAKAVMEKALMAARGREAAKKARDLTRKKDAMTVGTLPGKLAECQSKDPEIRELYLVEGDSAGGSAKQGRDRVYQAILPLKGKILNVEKSRLDKILKSDEIRNMITALGCGIGEDFDEEKIRYHKVIIMTDADVDGSHIQTLLLTFFFRFLRPIVDKGYLYIAQPPLYRYKKGKHERYLKDDTALSNFLIENGVENFEFDLLGKNDLVDLFKTVSRYRGMLKQLEKRYSLISVLKHLIENSDLVKLEQSELYEVVKNFLENKGYNILSKNITEEKIQLFVQTNEGLEELVIDDELFASPYFSEATYIYNRLVERDISMFDKDLVEILDDIEGLAKKGAYIQRYKGLGEMNPEQLWETTMTPEDRRLLRVTVEDAEVASDTFTLFMGDEVEPRRNYIEEHAKDVEHLDV, encoded by the coding sequence ATGAGTCAACAAGAGTATGGCGCTAATAATATTAAAGTTTTAAAAGGTTTAGAAGCTGTAAGAAAAAGACCAGGAATGTATATTGGTGATACTAATACAAATGGTCTTCACCATATGGTTTATGAAGTAGTTGATAACTCTATTGATGAAGCAATGGCTGGCTTCTGTAGAAATATCAAAGTTACAATGACAAAAGATCATTGGATTAAAGTTGAAGATGATGGTAGGGGTATTCCTACAGCTATGCATCCTACTGAAAAAATGAGTGCAGCGACAGTTGTTTTAACAGTACTACATGCAGGTGGTAAATTTGATAAAGATACATATAAAGTTTCTGGTGGTCTTCACGGGGTTGGTGTATCTGTTGTAAATGCACTTTCTAGTGAATTAAAAATGACAATTTATAGAGAAGGTAAAATTCATTACCAAGAATTTTCAAAAGGTATTCCAAAATCTCCTTTAGAAGTTATAGGTGATAGTCCAAGAAAAACTGGTACTACTATAGAATTTTTAGCAGATGATTCAATATTTGAAGTAAATGCATATGATTTTGCAACTCTTTCAAAAAGATTTAAAGAAGTTGCATATTTAAATCCATTTATTTCAATTACACTTGAAGATGAAATTAAAAAAGTAAAAGAAGTTTATCATTTTGAAGGTGGAATTAATCAATTTGTTCAAGATTTAAATAAAGATACTCCTATTTGTGATTCTATTTCTTTTTCTGAAAAAGTAGAAGATATAGAAGTTGATATTGCTTTATTATATAATTCAACATATACAGAAAAAACTATTTCTTTCGTAAATAACATTAGAACAATAGATGGTGGTACCCATGAAGCTGGTTTTAAAGCTGGACTTACAAGATCAATTGTTAAATATGTAAATAATAATGCAGCAGCAAGAGAAAAAGATACAAAAATTACAGGTGATGATGTAAGAGAAGGTTTAATTGCAGTAGTTTCAGTTAAAGTTCCTGAACCTCAATTTGAAGGTCAAACAAAAGGAAAACTAGGTTCTTCTTATGTTAAACCAATTTGTCAAAAATTAACTAATGAAATGTTAGATAAATATTTTGAAGAAAATCCTGTTCAGGCAAAAGCTGTTATGGAAAAAGCTTTAATGGCTGCACGTGGTAGAGAAGCAGCTAAAAAAGCTAGAGATTTAACTAGAAAAAAAGATGCTATGACAGTTGGAACACTTCCAGGAAAGTTAGCTGAGTGTCAAAGTAAAGATCCAGAAATTAGAGAACTATACCTGGTGGAGGGAGATTCAGCTGGTGGTTCTGCTAAACAAGGTAGAGATAGAGTTTATCAAGCAATTTTACCACTTAAAGGTAAGATTTTAAATGTTGAAAAATCAAGACTTGATAAAATTTTAAAATCTGATGAAATTAGAAATATGATTACTGCACTTGGTTGTGGTATTGGTGAAGACTTTGATGAAGAAAAAATCAGATATCACAAAGTTATTATTATGACCGATGCGGATGTCGATGGTTCTCATATTCAAACTTTATTATTAACATTTTTCTTTAGATTTTTAAGACCAATTGTTGATAAAGGATATTTATATATTGCTCAACCACCTTTATATAGATATAAAAAAGGAAAGCATGAAAGATACTTAAAGGATGATACAGCATTATCTAATTTTTTAATTGAAAATGGAGTTGAAAATTTTGAATTTGACTTACTTGGAAAAAATGATTTAGTAGACTTATTTAAAACAGTATCTAGATATAGAGGAATGTTAAAACAATTAGAAAAAAGATATTCTCTAATTTCTGTATTAAAACACTTAATAGAAAATTCAGATTTAGTAAAACTAGAACAAAGTGAACTTTATGAAGTAGTTAAAAACTTCTTAGAAAATAAAGGTTATAATATTTTATCTAAAAATATAACTGAAGAAAAAATTCAATTATTTGTTCAAACAAATGAAGGTTTAGAAGAACTTGTAATAGATGATGAATTATTTGCTTCTCCTTATTTTTCTGAAGCAACTTATATTTATAATAGACTAGTTGAAAGAGATATTTCAATGTTTGACAAAGATTTAGTTGAAATTTTAGACGATATTGAAGGATTAGCAAAAAAAGGTGCATATATCCAAAGATATAAAGGTCTTGGGGAAATGAACCCTGAACAGTTATGGGAAACTACTATGACACCTGAAGATAGAAGACTATTAAGAGTAACAGTTGAAGATGCAGAAGTTGCTTCTGATACATTTACTTTATTTATGGGTGATGAAGTAGAACCTAGAAGAAATTATATTGAAGAACACGCAAAAGACGTAGAACACTTAGATGTATAA
- the dnaA gene encoding chromosomal replication initiator protein DnaA — protein sequence MTSKEFLSIIKNEANPSDYKRYLKQLTYKKISSDDKIAVFEVSNKYIASWIKSKFTSLIQQCFETYDGTKPDIEIKIAGEKKSKKEIISEKAKNETAESTILNPSYTFNSFVVGSSNQMAYNASLAVSEKPGVQYNPLFIYGGTGLGKTHLLQAIGNDAIEKGKTVIYVTIEQFMNDFTFSIKNKNMEHFRGKYRKCDVLLIDDIQFLSGKEQTQEEFFHTFNELHNAKKQIVMTSDRLPSQIAGLVDRLKSRFEWGLTADIQIPGLETKIAIIEKKSELNGIHLSREIINYIATNLDNSIREIEGVLIRINASASLLNQEINLELAQSLLKEQIQEKKDNIKLPDIISLVANELNIKPSDIKSKKRTATVANARRVVIYLARELTHNSMPDIAKFLGMKDHSSISKNIQKTNELIETDENFKLIIQNLKNKIIN from the coding sequence ATGACAAGTAAAGAGTTTTTATCAATTATCAAAAATGAAGCTAATCCTTCTGATTATAAAAGATACTTAAAACAATTAACCTATAAAAAAATATCTTCAGATGATAAAATAGCTGTATTTGAAGTATCAAATAAATATATTGCCTCATGGATAAAAAGTAAATTTACCTCTTTAATTCAACAATGTTTTGAAACTTATGATGGAACAAAACCAGATATTGAAATAAAAATTGCTGGTGAAAAAAAGAGTAAAAAAGAAATTATCTCAGAAAAAGCAAAAAACGAAACTGCCGAAAGTACTATATTAAATCCTTCATATACTTTTAATTCATTTGTAGTAGGAAGTTCCAACCAGATGGCATATAATGCCTCTTTAGCAGTTTCAGAAAAACCAGGAGTTCAGTATAATCCTTTATTTATTTATGGGGGAACTGGTCTAGGAAAAACTCACCTTTTACAAGCAATTGGTAATGATGCAATTGAAAAAGGAAAAACTGTTATTTATGTAACAATTGAACAGTTTATGAATGATTTTACTTTTTCAATTAAAAATAAAAACATGGAACATTTTAGAGGTAAATACCGAAAATGCGATGTTTTATTAATTGATGATATTCAATTTTTATCTGGAAAAGAACAAACTCAAGAAGAATTTTTCCATACATTTAATGAATTGCATAATGCTAAAAAACAAATTGTTATGACTTCAGATAGACTCCCTTCACAAATTGCAGGATTAGTAGATAGATTAAAATCAAGATTTGAATGGGGATTAACAGCAGATATCCAAATTCCAGGTCTTGAAACTAAAATTGCAATTATAGAAAAAAAGAGTGAACTAAATGGTATTCATTTAAGTAGAGAGATAATCAACTACATTGCAACTAATTTAGATAATTCTATTAGAGAAATTGAGGGAGTACTTATTAGAATTAATGCAAGTGCTTCTTTACTTAACCAAGAAATCAATTTAGAACTTGCACAAAGTCTATTAAAAGAGCAAATACAAGAAAAAAAGGATAATATCAAATTACCAGATATTATTTCACTTGTTGCAAATGAATTAAATATCAAACCAAGTGATATTAAATCTAAAAAAAGAACAGCAACAGTTGCAAATGCAAGAAGAGTTGTAATCTACCTAGCAAGGGAACTTACACACAATTCTATGCCAGATATTGCTAAGTTTTTAGGAATGAAAGATCATAGTTCTATTTCAAAAAATATTCAAAAAACAAATGAATTAATTGAAACAGATGAAAATTTTAAATTAATCATTCAAAATTTAAAAAATAAAATCATAAATTAA